ACGAGGAGGGGGCAGACGAGCTTGTTTTTCTTGACATCACAGCCTCTCCAGAAGGGAGAAGGACGATGATTGATGTTATAGAGAGAACTGCGGAGCAGGTTTTCATCCCCTTCACCGTTGGAGGGGGGATAAAGAGCATTGAGGACATAAACACCATTCTCTCTGCTGGAGCGGACAAGGTTTCTATCAACACCGCCGCCGTCAAAAACCCCGAATTTGTGAGAGAGGCTGCGGATATTTTCGGCAGCCAGTGCATTGTTGTTGCCATTGACTGCAGGAGGAACTTCGACCTGAGCAAGGGTGAATACATCGTGGAGCTTGAGGATGGCACGAAGGCGTGGTACGAGGTTGTGATTTACGGCGGGAGAAAGCCCGTCGGCATAGATGCGGTCTGGTGGGCGAAGAGGGTTGAGGAGCTTGGCGCTGGAGAGATTCTGCTCACGTCGATGAACAGAGACGGCACGAAGGATGGTTTCGACATCCCCATAACGAGAAAGATAAGCGAGGAGGTTAACATTCCAGTCATAGCTTCAGGAGGAGCTGGAACAAAGGAGCACTTCTACGAGGGGTTTGTGGAAGGGAAGGCCGATGCGTGCTTAGCTGCAAGCATCTTCCACTACAGAGAAATTGGAATCAGGGAAATTAAGGAGTATCTGGCTGAGAGGGGCGTGCAGGTGAGATTGTGAAAATTTCCGAGTTTCAGAGGATGATTTCGGAAATTTACATAAACCGTGACAGGGAGAGGGGCGTTGAAAAGACCATGCTGTGGGTTGTTGAAGAGGTTGGGGAGCTTGCTGAGGCTGTGAGGAAGGGAACTAACGTTGGAGAGGAGATTGCGGATGTGATGGCGTGGCTCGTAAGCCTCGCCAATCTGCTGGATGTTGACGTGGAGGAGGAAATTTTAAAAAAGTATCCCGGTTACTGCATTCGCTGCGGAAAAAAGCCGTGTGAGTGTGATTCGAAATGAGGTTCAAGATGGTAAGCGAGGACGATATTAAGAACGGAATTGTTACGGATAAGTACTTCATCTGGACGGAGAAGGTTCTGAAGGCGAAGAACGTCAATCCCACTGTGGTGGCAGAGGTTACGACGTCAGGATGGGGAGTCTTCGCAGGCCTTGAAGATGCCCTCAACCTCCTCGAAGGTCTGCCCATTGACGTTTACGCAATGCCAGAGGGCAGCCTTTTCTTCCCCCACGAGCCCGTGATGACCATTGTAGGTAAATACCAGGACTTTGCGAGGTATGAGACCTCTTTGCTGGGCTTCCTCTGCCACGCCAGCGCTGTCGCAACACAGGCCTTCAGGTTCAAGCTTGCGGCTGGGGACAAGAGGGTTTACTCCTTTGGCACGAGGAGGATGCATCCTGCCATAGCCCCTGCAATAGAGAGAGCAGCGTACATCGGCGGTGTTGATGGGGTCAGCAACTACTCTGCCGAGAAGTACCTCGGCCTGAAAAGCATGGGAACGATGCCTCATGCCATGATAATCTGCTTCGGCAACCAGGTTGAGGCGTGGAGGAGCTTTGATGAGGTTGTTGACAAAGAAGTGCCGAGAACGATGCTGGTGGACACCTACTTTGATGAGAAAACAGAAGCTGTGATGGCCGTTGAGAATGTTGAGAACGTGAGCGGAGTGAGGCTCGACACTCCCTCATCAAGAAGGGGCAAGTTCAGGAAGATTGTCGAAGAGGTGAGGTGGGAGCTGGACATCA
The nucleotide sequence above comes from Archaeoglobus fulgidus DSM 4304. Encoded proteins:
- a CDS encoding MazG nucleotide pyrophosphohydrolase domain-containing protein gives rise to the protein MKISEFQRMISEIYINRDRERGVEKTMLWVVEEVGELAEAVRKGTNVGEEIADVMAWLVSLANLLDVDVEEEILKKYPGYCIRCGKKPCECDSK
- the hisF gene encoding imidazole glycerol phosphate synthase subunit HisF, with protein sequence MLAKRIIPCLDVTLDESEARVVKGVEFVNLRDAGDPVELAKRYDEEGADELVFLDITASPEGRRTMIDVIERTAEQVFIPFTVGGGIKSIEDINTILSAGADKVSINTAAVKNPEFVREAADIFGSQCIVVAIDCRRNFDLSKGEYIVELEDGTKAWYEVVIYGGRKPVGIDAVWWAKRVEELGAGEILLTSMNRDGTKDGFDIPITRKISEEVNIPVIASGGAGTKEHFYEGFVEGKADACLAASIFHYREIGIREIKEYLAERGVQVRL
- a CDS encoding nicotinate phosphoribosyltransferase, with product MRFKMVSEDDIKNGIVTDKYFIWTEKVLKAKNVNPTVVAEVTTSGWGVFAGLEDALNLLEGLPIDVYAMPEGSLFFPHEPVMTIVGKYQDFARYETSLLGFLCHASAVATQAFRFKLAAGDKRVYSFGTRRMHPAIAPAIERAAYIGGVDGVSNYSAEKYLGLKSMGTMPHAMIICFGNQVEAWRSFDEVVDKEVPRTMLVDTYFDEKTEAVMAVENVENVSGVRLDTPSSRRGKFRKIVEEVRWELDIRGKQHVRIFVSGGLSLKDVLELRDIVDAFGVGTAISGANPVDFALDIVEREGRFAAKRGKRGGMKQVYRHWDELRDEVKLFREEYSGKGEPLLRKVIEGGKIIENTDMEKARELVLRQMEIIRKLGREEEFL